The DNA region TACGTCTTCTGTAATCGCAAGCGGGACAAGATCAAGCTGTTGTGTTGGGAGCGTAATGGCTTTGTGCTCTGGTATAAGCGACTGGAGAAATTCCGCTTTAAATGGCCGGGGAATGAAGCACCCGAAGCGATCGATGGAGGCCTGCTCAACCAGCTTCTGGATGGTTATGACATTCGCCCCAAAGCACCTCACCCAACACTGGAATATACGACTTTACTCTAACAAGGTGGCAATGACTGCGCCATCGTCTATTCTGAATCGGCATGGAAGCCTGCCCTGTCCCTTTACCCGATAATAACCCCGAGCTGATTGCCTGGGTTCAGTCC from Endozoicomonas sp. NE40 includes:
- the tnpB gene encoding IS66 family insertion sequence element accessory protein TnpB (TnpB, as the term is used for proteins encoded by IS66 family insertion elements, is considered an accessory protein, since TnpC, encoded by a neighboring gene, is a DDE family transposase.); this encodes MIRPEDEVAVYLYAEYVDMRKSIDGLAALVEQQAGQSPFNQTVYVFCNRKRDKIKLLCWERNGFVLWYKRLEKFRFKWPGNEAPEAIDGGLLNQLLDGYDIRPKAPHPTLEYTTLL